One Leopardus geoffroyi isolate Oge1 chromosome C1, O.geoffroyi_Oge1_pat1.0, whole genome shotgun sequence DNA segment encodes these proteins:
- the SEMA6C gene encoding semaphorin-6C isoform X6: MLLGRHGTCMATAAPCRGHMHVYKPWDVDMLGPRAQMPRDHVFSFDLQAQEAGEGLVPNKYLTWRSQDMENCVVRGKLTDECHNYIRVLVPWDSQTLLACGTNSFSPVCRSYGITSLQQEGEELSGQARCPFDATQSNVAIFAEGSLYSATAADFQASDAVVYRSLGPQPPLRSAKYDSKWLREPHFVHALEHGDHVYFFFREVSVEDARLGRVQFSRVARVCKRDMGGSPRALDRHWTSFLKLRLNCSVPGDSTFYFDVLQALTGPVNLYGRSALFGVFTTQTNSIPGSAVCAFYLDDIEHAFEGKFKEQRSLDGAWTPVSEDRVPSPRPGSCAGVGVAALFPSSRDLPDDVLTFIKAHPLLDPAVPPATHQPLLTLTSRALLTQLAVDGRAGPYGNTTVLFLGSEDGTVLKVLPPGGPSGGPEPILLEEINAYSPARCSGKRAAQTARRVIGLELDTEGHRLFVAFSGCIIYLPLSRCARHGACQRSCLASQDPYCGWHSSRGCVDIRGPGGTDVDPAGNQESTEHSDCQDGATGSQSGTGDSAYVLLGPGPSPETPSPLSDAHPRPQSSTIGAHTQAGVRRDLPPASASLSVPIPLLLACAAAAFALGASVSGLLVSCACRRAHRRRSKDVETPGLPRPLSLRSLARLHGAGPEPPQSKDGDGAQPPQLYTTFLPPPEGVAPPELACLPTPESTPELPAKHLRHAGGRWEWNQNGNNAKEGQGRARGGNAAGGPAPRVLVRPPPPGCPGQAVEVTTLEELLRYLHGPQPPRKGAEPLAAAAFTSRALPPEPSPTPTLFAGPSLLPRECGPPLRLDVPPEGKCAAPSTRPALSAPAPRLGVGGGRRTPFPIHRAPPALLTRVPSGGPSRYCGGPGRHLLYLGRPEGYRGRALKRVDVEKPQLPPQPPLVTPSPPPAIPNGSHFHF; the protein is encoded by the exons ATGCTCCTGGGCAGACATGGGACCTGCATGGCCACTGCAGCACCTTGCAGGGGACACATGCATGTGTACAAGCCATGGGACGTGGACATGCTTGGACCCAGAGCGCAAATGCCGAG GGATCACGTTTTCTCCTTCGATCTTCAagcccaggaggcaggggaggggctggtgcCCAACAAG TATCTAACATGGCGGAGCCAAGACATGGAGAACTGTGTTGTGCGGGGAAAGCTGACG GACGAGTGCCACAACTATATTCGTGTTCTTGTTCCCTGGGACTCCCAGACACTCCTTGCCTGTGGAACGAACTCATTCAGCCCCGTGTGCCGCAGCTATGGG ATAACTTCGCTGCAGCAGGAGGGTGAAGAGCTGAGTGGGCAGGCTCGATGCCCCTTTGATGCCACCCAGTCCAACGTGGCCATCTTTGCAG AGGGCAGCCTATACTCAGCCACAGCTGCGGATTTCCAGGCCAGTGATGCTGTGGTTTACAGAAGCCTTGGGCCTCAGCCCCCACTCCGCTCGGCCAAGTACGACTCCAAGTGGCTCAGAG AGCCACACTTCGTCCATGCCTTGGAGCACGGAGACCATGTCTACTTCTTCTTCCGAGAGGTCTCTGTGGAGGATGCTCGGCTGGGAAGG gtgCAGTTCTCCAGGGTGGCCCGAGTATGTAAACGTGACATGGGCGGCTCACCTCGGGCCTTGGACCGCCACTGGACATCCTTCCTGAAGCTGCGGCTCAACTGCTCTGTTCCTGGAGATTCTACCTTCTATTTTGACGTCTTACAGGCCTTAACTGGGCCTGTGAACTTGTATGGCCGCTCTGCTCTCTTTGGGGTCTTCACCACGCAGACCAATAG CATCCCTGGCTCTGCGGTCTGTGCCTTCTACCTGGATGATATCGAGCATGCGTTTGAGGGCAAGTTCAAGGAGCAGAGGAGTCTGGATGGGGCCTGGACACCCGTATCTGAAGACAGGGTTCCCTCCCCCAG GCCAGGATCCTGTGCAGGTGTAGGTGTGGCTGCCTTGTTCCCCTCTTCCAGAGATCTCCCTGACGACGTCCTGACCTTTATCAAGGCTCACCCACTGCTGGACCCGGCTGTGCCACCTGCTACCCATCAGCCTCTGCTCACCCTCACCAGCAG GGCTCTACTGACCCAGTTAGCTGTGGATGGTAGGGCTGGTCCCTACGGTAACACCACAGTCCTGTTCCTGGGCTCCGAAGATGGGACAGTGCTGAAGGTACTGCCCCCAGGGGGGCCATCAGGGGGCCCTGAGCCCATCCTGTTGGAAGAAATCAATGCCTACAGCCCTGCCAG GTGCAGTGGGAAGCGGGCGGCCCAAACGGCACGGCGGGTCATAGGGCTGGAGCTGGACACTGAAGGTCACAGGCTCTTTGTGGCTTTTTCTGGCTGCATCATCTACCTCCCTCTCAGTCGGTGTGCCCGGCACGGGGCCTGTCAGAG gaGCTGTCTGGCTTCTCAGGACCCATACTGTGGATGGCACAGCTCCAGAGGCTGTGTGGATATCAGGGGACCCGGTGG GACTGATGTGGATCCGGCTGGGAACCAGGAATCCACGGAGCACAGTGACTGCCAAG ATGGAGCTACTGGGAGTCAGTCTGGTACAGGGGATTCTGCTTATG TGCTTCTGGGTCCTGGCCCTTCCCCTGAGACCCCCAGCCCCCTCAGTGATGCCCACCCCCGGCCCCAGTCTTCCACTATTGGAGCTCACACTCAGG CAGGCGTGCGCCGGGAcctccccccagcctcagcctcccTCTCCGTCCCCATCCCACTCCTCCTGGCCTGTGCTGCCGCAGCCTTCGCTCTGGGCGCCTCGGTCTCTGGCCTCCTGGTCTCCTGCGCGTGCCGCCGAGCCCACCGACGTCGGAGCAAGGACGTCGAGACTCCGGGGCTCCCGCGCCCTCTCTCCCTTCGCAGCTTGGCCCGGCTGCACGGTGCGGGCCCGGAGCCGCCGCAGTCCAAGGACGGAGACGGGGCGCAGCCGCCCCAGCTCTACaccaccttcctgcctccccccgAGGGCGTGGCCCCGCCGGAGCTGGCCTGCCTGCCCACGCCGGAGTCCACGCCCGAGCTGCCGGCCAAGCACCTCCGCCACGCCGGGGGCCGCTGGGAGTGGAACCAGAACGGGAACAATGCCAAGGAGGGTCAGGGACGCGCGCGGGGCGGGAACGCGGCGGGCGGCCCCGCGCCCCGCGTGCTGGTgaggccgccgccgcccggctGTCCCGGGCAGGCGGTGGAGGTCACCACCCTGGAAGAACTGCTGCGCTACCTGCACGGTCCGCAGCCACCCAGGAAGGGGGCCGAGCCCCTGGCCGCGGCCGCGTTTACCTCGCGGGCGCTCCCGCCGgaacccagccccacccccaccctgttcgcgggccccagcctcctgccccggGAGTGTGGCCCGCCGTTGAGGCTGGACGTGCCCCCCGAGGGCAAGTGCGCGGCCCCCTCCACGCGGCCCGCCCTCTCCGCCCCCGCTCCCCGGCTAGGGGTCGGGGGCGGCCGCAGAACGCCCTTCCCCATACATCGTGCCCCTCCGGCCCTGCTCACTCGGGTCCCCTCGGGGGGCCCCTCCAGGTACTGTGGGGGGCCCGGGAGACATCTTCTGTACCTGGGCCGGCCGGAGGGCTATCGGGGCCGCGCCCTAAAGAGGGTGGACGTCGAGAAGCCGCAGCTGCCCCCGCAGCCGCCCCTCGTCACGCCCTCCCCCCCGCCGGCCATCCCCAACGGCAgccattttcacttttaa
- the SEMA6C gene encoding semaphorin-6C isoform X9, whose protein sequence is MENCVVRGKLTDECHNYIRVLVPWDSQTLLACGTNSFSPVCRSYGITSLQQEGEELSGQARCPFDATQSNVAIFAEGSLYSATAADFQASDAVVYRSLGPQPPLRSAKYDSKWLREPHFVHALEHGDHVYFFFREVSVEDARLGRVQFSRVARVCKRDMGGSPRALDRHWTSFLKLRLNCSVPGDSTFYFDVLQALTGPVNLYGRSALFGVFTTQTNSIPGSAVCAFYLDDIEHAFEGKFKEQRSLDGAWTPVSEDRVPSPRPGSCAGVGVAALFPSSRDLPDDVLTFIKAHPLLDPAVPPATHQPLLTLTSRALLTQLAVDGRAGPYGNTTVLFLGSEDGTVLKVLPPGGPSGGPEPILLEEINAYSPARCSGKRAAQTARRVIGLELDTEGHRLFVAFSGCIIYLPLSRCARHGACQRSCLASQDPYCGWHSSRGCVDIRGPGGTDVDPAGNQESTEHSDCQDGATGSQSGTGDSAYVLLGPGPSPETPSPLSDAHPRPQSSTIGAHTQAGVRRDLPPASASLSVPIPLLLACAAAAFALGASVSGLLVSCACRRAHRRRSKDVETPGLPRPLSLRSLARLHGAGPEPPQSKDGDGAQPPQLYTTFLPPPEGVAPPELACLPTPESTPELPAKHLRHAGGRWEWNQNGNNAKEGQGRARGGNAAGGPAPRVLVRPPPPGCPGQAVEVTTLEELLRYLHGPQPPRKGAEPLAAAAFTSRALPPEPSPTPTLFAGPSLLPRECGPPLRLDVPPEGKCAAPSTRPALSAPAPRLGVGGGRRTPFPIHRAPPALLTRVPSGGPSRYCGGPGRHLLYLGRPEGYRGRALKRVDVEKPQLPPQPPLVTPSPPPAIPNGSHFHF, encoded by the exons ATGGAGAACTGTGTTGTGCGGGGAAAGCTGACG GACGAGTGCCACAACTATATTCGTGTTCTTGTTCCCTGGGACTCCCAGACACTCCTTGCCTGTGGAACGAACTCATTCAGCCCCGTGTGCCGCAGCTATGGG ATAACTTCGCTGCAGCAGGAGGGTGAAGAGCTGAGTGGGCAGGCTCGATGCCCCTTTGATGCCACCCAGTCCAACGTGGCCATCTTTGCAG AGGGCAGCCTATACTCAGCCACAGCTGCGGATTTCCAGGCCAGTGATGCTGTGGTTTACAGAAGCCTTGGGCCTCAGCCCCCACTCCGCTCGGCCAAGTACGACTCCAAGTGGCTCAGAG AGCCACACTTCGTCCATGCCTTGGAGCACGGAGACCATGTCTACTTCTTCTTCCGAGAGGTCTCTGTGGAGGATGCTCGGCTGGGAAGG gtgCAGTTCTCCAGGGTGGCCCGAGTATGTAAACGTGACATGGGCGGCTCACCTCGGGCCTTGGACCGCCACTGGACATCCTTCCTGAAGCTGCGGCTCAACTGCTCTGTTCCTGGAGATTCTACCTTCTATTTTGACGTCTTACAGGCCTTAACTGGGCCTGTGAACTTGTATGGCCGCTCTGCTCTCTTTGGGGTCTTCACCACGCAGACCAATAG CATCCCTGGCTCTGCGGTCTGTGCCTTCTACCTGGATGATATCGAGCATGCGTTTGAGGGCAAGTTCAAGGAGCAGAGGAGTCTGGATGGGGCCTGGACACCCGTATCTGAAGACAGGGTTCCCTCCCCCAG GCCAGGATCCTGTGCAGGTGTAGGTGTGGCTGCCTTGTTCCCCTCTTCCAGAGATCTCCCTGACGACGTCCTGACCTTTATCAAGGCTCACCCACTGCTGGACCCGGCTGTGCCACCTGCTACCCATCAGCCTCTGCTCACCCTCACCAGCAG GGCTCTACTGACCCAGTTAGCTGTGGATGGTAGGGCTGGTCCCTACGGTAACACCACAGTCCTGTTCCTGGGCTCCGAAGATGGGACAGTGCTGAAGGTACTGCCCCCAGGGGGGCCATCAGGGGGCCCTGAGCCCATCCTGTTGGAAGAAATCAATGCCTACAGCCCTGCCAG GTGCAGTGGGAAGCGGGCGGCCCAAACGGCACGGCGGGTCATAGGGCTGGAGCTGGACACTGAAGGTCACAGGCTCTTTGTGGCTTTTTCTGGCTGCATCATCTACCTCCCTCTCAGTCGGTGTGCCCGGCACGGGGCCTGTCAGAG gaGCTGTCTGGCTTCTCAGGACCCATACTGTGGATGGCACAGCTCCAGAGGCTGTGTGGATATCAGGGGACCCGGTGG GACTGATGTGGATCCGGCTGGGAACCAGGAATCCACGGAGCACAGTGACTGCCAAG ATGGAGCTACTGGGAGTCAGTCTGGTACAGGGGATTCTGCTTATG TGCTTCTGGGTCCTGGCCCTTCCCCTGAGACCCCCAGCCCCCTCAGTGATGCCCACCCCCGGCCCCAGTCTTCCACTATTGGAGCTCACACTCAGG CAGGCGTGCGCCGGGAcctccccccagcctcagcctcccTCTCCGTCCCCATCCCACTCCTCCTGGCCTGTGCTGCCGCAGCCTTCGCTCTGGGCGCCTCGGTCTCTGGCCTCCTGGTCTCCTGCGCGTGCCGCCGAGCCCACCGACGTCGGAGCAAGGACGTCGAGACTCCGGGGCTCCCGCGCCCTCTCTCCCTTCGCAGCTTGGCCCGGCTGCACGGTGCGGGCCCGGAGCCGCCGCAGTCCAAGGACGGAGACGGGGCGCAGCCGCCCCAGCTCTACaccaccttcctgcctccccccgAGGGCGTGGCCCCGCCGGAGCTGGCCTGCCTGCCCACGCCGGAGTCCACGCCCGAGCTGCCGGCCAAGCACCTCCGCCACGCCGGGGGCCGCTGGGAGTGGAACCAGAACGGGAACAATGCCAAGGAGGGTCAGGGACGCGCGCGGGGCGGGAACGCGGCGGGCGGCCCCGCGCCCCGCGTGCTGGTgaggccgccgccgcccggctGTCCCGGGCAGGCGGTGGAGGTCACCACCCTGGAAGAACTGCTGCGCTACCTGCACGGTCCGCAGCCACCCAGGAAGGGGGCCGAGCCCCTGGCCGCGGCCGCGTTTACCTCGCGGGCGCTCCCGCCGgaacccagccccacccccaccctgttcgcgggccccagcctcctgccccggGAGTGTGGCCCGCCGTTGAGGCTGGACGTGCCCCCCGAGGGCAAGTGCGCGGCCCCCTCCACGCGGCCCGCCCTCTCCGCCCCCGCTCCCCGGCTAGGGGTCGGGGGCGGCCGCAGAACGCCCTTCCCCATACATCGTGCCCCTCCGGCCCTGCTCACTCGGGTCCCCTCGGGGGGCCCCTCCAGGTACTGTGGGGGGCCCGGGAGACATCTTCTGTACCTGGGCCGGCCGGAGGGCTATCGGGGCCGCGCCCTAAAGAGGGTGGACGTCGAGAAGCCGCAGCTGCCCCCGCAGCCGCCCCTCGTCACGCCCTCCCCCCCGCCGGCCATCCCCAACGGCAgccattttcacttttaa
- the SEMA6C gene encoding semaphorin-6C isoform X4, with protein sequence MPRAPRFMPLLLLLLSLPHTQAAFPQDPLPLLTSDLQGTSPLSWFRGLEDDAVVAELGLDFQRFLTLNRTLLVAARDHVFSFDLQAQEAGEGLVPNKYLTWRSQDMENCVVRGKLTDECHNYIRVLVPWDSQTLLACGTNSFSPVCRSYGITSLQQEGEELSGQARCPFDATQSNVAIFAEGSLYSATAADFQASDAVVYRSLGPQPPLRSAKYDSKWLREPHFVHALEHGDHVYFFFREVSVEDARLGRVQFSRVARVCKRDMGGSPRALDRHWTSFLKLRLNCSVPGDSTFYFDVLQALTGPVNLYGRSALFGVFTTQTNSIPGSAVCAFYLDDIEHAFEGKFKEQRSLDGAWTPVSEDRVPSPRPGSCAGVGVAALFPSSRDLPDDVLTFIKAHPLLDPAVPPATHQPLLTLTSRALLTQLAVDGRAGPYGNTTVLFLGSEDGTVLKVLPPGGPSGGPEPILLEEINAYSPARCSGKRAAQTARRVIGLELDTEGHRLFVAFSGCIIYLPLSRCARHGACQRSCLASQDPYCGWHSSRGCVDIRGPGGTDVDPAGNQESTEHSDCQDGATGSQSGTGDSAYAGVRRDLPPASASLSVPIPLLLACAAAAFALGASVSGLLVSCACRRAHRRRSKDVETPGLPRPLSLRSLARLHGAGPEPPQSKDGDGAQPPQLYTTFLPPPEGVAPPELACLPTPESTPELPAKHLRHAGGRWEWNQNGNNAKEGQGRARGGNAAGGPAPRVLVRPPPPGCPGQAVEVTTLEELLRYLHGPQPPRKGAEPLAAAAFTSRALPPEPSPTPTLFAGPSLLPRECGPPLRLDVPPEGKCAAPSTRPALSAPAPRLGVGGGRRTPFPIHRAPPALLTRVPSGGPSRYCGGPGRHLLYLGRPEGYRGRALKRVDVEKPQLPPQPPLVTPSPPPAIPNGSHFHF encoded by the exons GGACTTCCCCATTATCCTGGTTCCGGGGCCTGGAGGATGATGCTGTGGTTGCCGAACTTGGGCTGGACTTTCAGAGATTCCTAACCTTGAACCGGACCTTGCTAGTGGCTGCCCG GGATCACGTTTTCTCCTTCGATCTTCAagcccaggaggcaggggaggggctggtgcCCAACAAG TATCTAACATGGCGGAGCCAAGACATGGAGAACTGTGTTGTGCGGGGAAAGCTGACG GACGAGTGCCACAACTATATTCGTGTTCTTGTTCCCTGGGACTCCCAGACACTCCTTGCCTGTGGAACGAACTCATTCAGCCCCGTGTGCCGCAGCTATGGG ATAACTTCGCTGCAGCAGGAGGGTGAAGAGCTGAGTGGGCAGGCTCGATGCCCCTTTGATGCCACCCAGTCCAACGTGGCCATCTTTGCAG AGGGCAGCCTATACTCAGCCACAGCTGCGGATTTCCAGGCCAGTGATGCTGTGGTTTACAGAAGCCTTGGGCCTCAGCCCCCACTCCGCTCGGCCAAGTACGACTCCAAGTGGCTCAGAG AGCCACACTTCGTCCATGCCTTGGAGCACGGAGACCATGTCTACTTCTTCTTCCGAGAGGTCTCTGTGGAGGATGCTCGGCTGGGAAGG gtgCAGTTCTCCAGGGTGGCCCGAGTATGTAAACGTGACATGGGCGGCTCACCTCGGGCCTTGGACCGCCACTGGACATCCTTCCTGAAGCTGCGGCTCAACTGCTCTGTTCCTGGAGATTCTACCTTCTATTTTGACGTCTTACAGGCCTTAACTGGGCCTGTGAACTTGTATGGCCGCTCTGCTCTCTTTGGGGTCTTCACCACGCAGACCAATAG CATCCCTGGCTCTGCGGTCTGTGCCTTCTACCTGGATGATATCGAGCATGCGTTTGAGGGCAAGTTCAAGGAGCAGAGGAGTCTGGATGGGGCCTGGACACCCGTATCTGAAGACAGGGTTCCCTCCCCCAG GCCAGGATCCTGTGCAGGTGTAGGTGTGGCTGCCTTGTTCCCCTCTTCCAGAGATCTCCCTGACGACGTCCTGACCTTTATCAAGGCTCACCCACTGCTGGACCCGGCTGTGCCACCTGCTACCCATCAGCCTCTGCTCACCCTCACCAGCAG GGCTCTACTGACCCAGTTAGCTGTGGATGGTAGGGCTGGTCCCTACGGTAACACCACAGTCCTGTTCCTGGGCTCCGAAGATGGGACAGTGCTGAAGGTACTGCCCCCAGGGGGGCCATCAGGGGGCCCTGAGCCCATCCTGTTGGAAGAAATCAATGCCTACAGCCCTGCCAG GTGCAGTGGGAAGCGGGCGGCCCAAACGGCACGGCGGGTCATAGGGCTGGAGCTGGACACTGAAGGTCACAGGCTCTTTGTGGCTTTTTCTGGCTGCATCATCTACCTCCCTCTCAGTCGGTGTGCCCGGCACGGGGCCTGTCAGAG gaGCTGTCTGGCTTCTCAGGACCCATACTGTGGATGGCACAGCTCCAGAGGCTGTGTGGATATCAGGGGACCCGGTGG GACTGATGTGGATCCGGCTGGGAACCAGGAATCCACGGAGCACAGTGACTGCCAAG ATGGAGCTACTGGGAGTCAGTCTGGTACAGGGGATTCTGCTTATG CAGGCGTGCGCCGGGAcctccccccagcctcagcctcccTCTCCGTCCCCATCCCACTCCTCCTGGCCTGTGCTGCCGCAGCCTTCGCTCTGGGCGCCTCGGTCTCTGGCCTCCTGGTCTCCTGCGCGTGCCGCCGAGCCCACCGACGTCGGAGCAAGGACGTCGAGACTCCGGGGCTCCCGCGCCCTCTCTCCCTTCGCAGCTTGGCCCGGCTGCACGGTGCGGGCCCGGAGCCGCCGCAGTCCAAGGACGGAGACGGGGCGCAGCCGCCCCAGCTCTACaccaccttcctgcctccccccgAGGGCGTGGCCCCGCCGGAGCTGGCCTGCCTGCCCACGCCGGAGTCCACGCCCGAGCTGCCGGCCAAGCACCTCCGCCACGCCGGGGGCCGCTGGGAGTGGAACCAGAACGGGAACAATGCCAAGGAGGGTCAGGGACGCGCGCGGGGCGGGAACGCGGCGGGCGGCCCCGCGCCCCGCGTGCTGGTgaggccgccgccgcccggctGTCCCGGGCAGGCGGTGGAGGTCACCACCCTGGAAGAACTGCTGCGCTACCTGCACGGTCCGCAGCCACCCAGGAAGGGGGCCGAGCCCCTGGCCGCGGCCGCGTTTACCTCGCGGGCGCTCCCGCCGgaacccagccccacccccaccctgttcgcgggccccagcctcctgccccggGAGTGTGGCCCGCCGTTGAGGCTGGACGTGCCCCCCGAGGGCAAGTGCGCGGCCCCCTCCACGCGGCCCGCCCTCTCCGCCCCCGCTCCCCGGCTAGGGGTCGGGGGCGGCCGCAGAACGCCCTTCCCCATACATCGTGCCCCTCCGGCCCTGCTCACTCGGGTCCCCTCGGGGGGCCCCTCCAGGTACTGTGGGGGGCCCGGGAGACATCTTCTGTACCTGGGCCGGCCGGAGGGCTATCGGGGCCGCGCCCTAAAGAGGGTGGACGTCGAGAAGCCGCAGCTGCCCCCGCAGCCGCCCCTCGTCACGCCCTCCCCCCCGCCGGCCATCCCCAACGGCAgccattttcacttttaa
- the SEMA6C gene encoding semaphorin-6C isoform X1: MPRAPRFMPLLLLLLSLPHTQAAFPQDPLPLLTSDLQGTSPLSWFRGLEDDAVVAELGLDFQRFLTLNRTLLVAARDHVFSFDLQAQEAGEGLVPNKYLTWRSQDMENCVVRGKLTDECHNYIRVLVPWDSQTLLACGTNSFSPVCRSYGITSLQQEGEELSGQARCPFDATQSNVAIFAEGSLYSATAADFQASDAVVYRSLGPQPPLRSAKYDSKWLREPHFVHALEHGDHVYFFFREVSVEDARLGRVQFSRVARVCKRDMGGSPRALDRHWTSFLKLRLNCSVPGDSTFYFDVLQALTGPVNLYGRSALFGVFTTQTNSIPGSAVCAFYLDDIEHAFEGKFKEQRSLDGAWTPVSEDRVPSPRPGSCAGVGVAALFPSSRDLPDDVLTFIKAHPLLDPAVPPATHQPLLTLTSRALLTQLAVDGRAGPYGNTTVLFLGSEDGTVLKVLPPGGPSGGPEPILLEEINAYSPARCSGKRAAQTARRVIGLELDTEGHRLFVAFSGCIIYLPLSRCARHGACQRSCLASQDPYCGWHSSRGCVDIRGPGGTDVDPAGNQESTEHSDCQDGATGSQSGTGDSAYVLLGPGPSPETPSPLSDAHPRPQSSTIGAHTQAGVRRDLPPASASLSVPIPLLLACAAAAFALGASVSGLLVSCACRRAHRRRSKDVETPGLPRPLSLRSLARLHGAGPEPPQSKDGDGAQPPQLYTTFLPPPEGVAPPELACLPTPESTPELPAKHLRHAGGRWEWNQNGNNAKEGQGRARGGNAAGGPAPRVLVRPPPPGCPGQAVEVTTLEELLRYLHGPQPPRKGAEPLAAAAFTSRALPPEPSPTPTLFAGPSLLPRECGPPLRLDVPPEGKCAAPSTRPALSAPAPRLGVGGGRRTPFPIHRAPPALLTRVPSGGPSRYCGGPGRHLLYLGRPEGYRGRALKRVDVEKPQLPPQPPLVTPSPPPAIPNGSHFHF, encoded by the exons GGACTTCCCCATTATCCTGGTTCCGGGGCCTGGAGGATGATGCTGTGGTTGCCGAACTTGGGCTGGACTTTCAGAGATTCCTAACCTTGAACCGGACCTTGCTAGTGGCTGCCCG GGATCACGTTTTCTCCTTCGATCTTCAagcccaggaggcaggggaggggctggtgcCCAACAAG TATCTAACATGGCGGAGCCAAGACATGGAGAACTGTGTTGTGCGGGGAAAGCTGACG GACGAGTGCCACAACTATATTCGTGTTCTTGTTCCCTGGGACTCCCAGACACTCCTTGCCTGTGGAACGAACTCATTCAGCCCCGTGTGCCGCAGCTATGGG ATAACTTCGCTGCAGCAGGAGGGTGAAGAGCTGAGTGGGCAGGCTCGATGCCCCTTTGATGCCACCCAGTCCAACGTGGCCATCTTTGCAG AGGGCAGCCTATACTCAGCCACAGCTGCGGATTTCCAGGCCAGTGATGCTGTGGTTTACAGAAGCCTTGGGCCTCAGCCCCCACTCCGCTCGGCCAAGTACGACTCCAAGTGGCTCAGAG AGCCACACTTCGTCCATGCCTTGGAGCACGGAGACCATGTCTACTTCTTCTTCCGAGAGGTCTCTGTGGAGGATGCTCGGCTGGGAAGG gtgCAGTTCTCCAGGGTGGCCCGAGTATGTAAACGTGACATGGGCGGCTCACCTCGGGCCTTGGACCGCCACTGGACATCCTTCCTGAAGCTGCGGCTCAACTGCTCTGTTCCTGGAGATTCTACCTTCTATTTTGACGTCTTACAGGCCTTAACTGGGCCTGTGAACTTGTATGGCCGCTCTGCTCTCTTTGGGGTCTTCACCACGCAGACCAATAG CATCCCTGGCTCTGCGGTCTGTGCCTTCTACCTGGATGATATCGAGCATGCGTTTGAGGGCAAGTTCAAGGAGCAGAGGAGTCTGGATGGGGCCTGGACACCCGTATCTGAAGACAGGGTTCCCTCCCCCAG GCCAGGATCCTGTGCAGGTGTAGGTGTGGCTGCCTTGTTCCCCTCTTCCAGAGATCTCCCTGACGACGTCCTGACCTTTATCAAGGCTCACCCACTGCTGGACCCGGCTGTGCCACCTGCTACCCATCAGCCTCTGCTCACCCTCACCAGCAG GGCTCTACTGACCCAGTTAGCTGTGGATGGTAGGGCTGGTCCCTACGGTAACACCACAGTCCTGTTCCTGGGCTCCGAAGATGGGACAGTGCTGAAGGTACTGCCCCCAGGGGGGCCATCAGGGGGCCCTGAGCCCATCCTGTTGGAAGAAATCAATGCCTACAGCCCTGCCAG GTGCAGTGGGAAGCGGGCGGCCCAAACGGCACGGCGGGTCATAGGGCTGGAGCTGGACACTGAAGGTCACAGGCTCTTTGTGGCTTTTTCTGGCTGCATCATCTACCTCCCTCTCAGTCGGTGTGCCCGGCACGGGGCCTGTCAGAG gaGCTGTCTGGCTTCTCAGGACCCATACTGTGGATGGCACAGCTCCAGAGGCTGTGTGGATATCAGGGGACCCGGTGG GACTGATGTGGATCCGGCTGGGAACCAGGAATCCACGGAGCACAGTGACTGCCAAG ATGGAGCTACTGGGAGTCAGTCTGGTACAGGGGATTCTGCTTATG TGCTTCTGGGTCCTGGCCCTTCCCCTGAGACCCCCAGCCCCCTCAGTGATGCCCACCCCCGGCCCCAGTCTTCCACTATTGGAGCTCACACTCAGG CAGGCGTGCGCCGGGAcctccccccagcctcagcctcccTCTCCGTCCCCATCCCACTCCTCCTGGCCTGTGCTGCCGCAGCCTTCGCTCTGGGCGCCTCGGTCTCTGGCCTCCTGGTCTCCTGCGCGTGCCGCCGAGCCCACCGACGTCGGAGCAAGGACGTCGAGACTCCGGGGCTCCCGCGCCCTCTCTCCCTTCGCAGCTTGGCCCGGCTGCACGGTGCGGGCCCGGAGCCGCCGCAGTCCAAGGACGGAGACGGGGCGCAGCCGCCCCAGCTCTACaccaccttcctgcctccccccgAGGGCGTGGCCCCGCCGGAGCTGGCCTGCCTGCCCACGCCGGAGTCCACGCCCGAGCTGCCGGCCAAGCACCTCCGCCACGCCGGGGGCCGCTGGGAGTGGAACCAGAACGGGAACAATGCCAAGGAGGGTCAGGGACGCGCGCGGGGCGGGAACGCGGCGGGCGGCCCCGCGCCCCGCGTGCTGGTgaggccgccgccgcccggctGTCCCGGGCAGGCGGTGGAGGTCACCACCCTGGAAGAACTGCTGCGCTACCTGCACGGTCCGCAGCCACCCAGGAAGGGGGCCGAGCCCCTGGCCGCGGCCGCGTTTACCTCGCGGGCGCTCCCGCCGgaacccagccccacccccaccctgttcgcgggccccagcctcctgccccggGAGTGTGGCCCGCCGTTGAGGCTGGACGTGCCCCCCGAGGGCAAGTGCGCGGCCCCCTCCACGCGGCCCGCCCTCTCCGCCCCCGCTCCCCGGCTAGGGGTCGGGGGCGGCCGCAGAACGCCCTTCCCCATACATCGTGCCCCTCCGGCCCTGCTCACTCGGGTCCCCTCGGGGGGCCCCTCCAGGTACTGTGGGGGGCCCGGGAGACATCTTCTGTACCTGGGCCGGCCGGAGGGCTATCGGGGCCGCGCCCTAAAGAGGGTGGACGTCGAGAAGCCGCAGCTGCCCCCGCAGCCGCCCCTCGTCACGCCCTCCCCCCCGCCGGCCATCCCCAACGGCAgccattttcacttttaa